GAAGATCTGCCGGACTTTATATCCGGAGGTCCGCCGCCTTCCGGAAATTTCATGAATACCGTCGCATCCACGATTCTCAGCTTGGGCTCATCCAATCGGGCGGCCAGCCATTCGGTTGTGACGATCAATGGCATATCATTCATCTTGCTCTCCTCCTTCACTTCATTGCTATAACTTTACGCTTCCGGGAAGAAACCCGTCAAAAATTACGCAAGGAAAAGCGGCAAATGCCTGGAACAAACAGTCCGGTTTGGATTGTCATCCACCTGACAATTACAGCTGCTTTTTCAACGCCGGTAATCAGCGGGGTTGAATAACCATATTCGGTTCCATCAATGACTCCGCTTACAATTAATTATAGTAAACCGAGGGAGGAATAACATATGACAAATGAAGTTTATGTAATTACAGGGGGATCGGGCGGCATGGGAAAAGCGACCGCTGAACTGGCAGGAAAAAAAGGGACACTTTTACTGGCAGACATTTCCCAAGAGCGCTTGATCTGGACAAGAGAAGAGCTGGCGGGAAAAGGAATCACTGATGTCCATCTCCAGACGGTCGACATTACATCGAAAGAAGAGGTTGCGGCGCTCGCGCGAAAAGCTGCGGAACTCGGTACGTTAAAAGGGTTAGTGCAAACAGCCGGTTTATCGCCGACGATGGCAGAACCGAAAC
Above is a genomic segment from Planococcus lenghuensis containing:
- a CDS encoding SDR family NAD(P)-dependent oxidoreductase produces the protein MTNEVYVITGGSGGMGKATAELAGKKGTLLLADISQERLIWTREELAGKGITDVHLQTVDITSKEEVAALARKAAELGTLKGLVQTAGLSPTMAEPKRITEVNLVGTRLILEAFLPLATKGTSAVMIASMSAYMAPRVGPFIDVLK